One Novosphingobium sp. G106 DNA segment encodes these proteins:
- a CDS encoding GFA family protein — MIKLSCLCGQSRVEIHKRPDFVHECNCKLCRNSGALWGYFHPSEVAVEGATKGYSRDDKEDPAAEMRFCANCGATTHFVLTTSAQAKFGNVQMGVNLRLADAGDLAGIELRYPDGAGWDGESPFGYLREPHIL, encoded by the coding sequence ATGATCAAGCTCTCCTGCCTCTGCGGCCAAAGCCGCGTCGAGATACACAAGCGCCCGGACTTCGTTCACGAGTGCAACTGCAAGCTGTGCCGAAACTCGGGCGCGCTCTGGGGCTATTTCCATCCCTCCGAGGTCGCGGTCGAAGGCGCGACTAAGGGCTACAGCCGCGACGACAAGGAGGATCCCGCCGCCGAAATGCGGTTCTGTGCCAACTGTGGCGCGACGACGCATTTCGTCCTGACGACAAGCGCTCAGGCAAAGTTCGGCAATGTCCAGATGGGCGTCAACCTGCGCCTGGCCGATGCGGGCGATCTCGCTGGCATCGAACTGCGCTATCCCGACGGCGCGGGCTGGGACGGGGAGAGCCCCTTCGGCTATTTGCGCGAGCCGCACATTCTCTGA